A single Lolium perenne isolate Kyuss_39 chromosome 6, Kyuss_2.0, whole genome shotgun sequence DNA region contains:
- the LOC127320958 gene encoding mavicyanin: protein MAAAMRIALLAVAAMAALSAASAATYNVGEPAGAWDLSTDYGSWVSSKKFHPGDTIVFKYSSQAHDVLEVSKADYDSCSASSPITTLKTGNDEVALNATGTRYFICGIPGHCTTTGTGQMKIAIDVVEGSSPSPPAPASGPGASSSPPPPAPSAATSVRATAGLGLVVLFACLLA from the coding sequence ATGGCAGCTGCCATGAGAATCGCGCTCCTTGCCGTGGCGGCCATGGCCGCCTTGAGCGCCGCGTCGGCGGCGACATACAACGTCGGCGAGCCGGCCGGCGCGTGGGACCTCAGCACCGACTACGGCAGCTGGGTGTCCTCCAAGAAGTTCCACCCCGGTGACACCATCGTCTTCAAGTACTCCTCGCAGGCGCACGACGTGCTCGAGGTCAGCAAGGCCGACTATGACTCCTGCAGCGCCTCAAGCCCGATCACCACGCTCAAGACCGGCAACGACGAAGTCGCCCTCAACGCCACCGGCACCCGCTACTTCATCTGCGGCATCCCTGGCCACTGCACAACTACCGGCACCGGCCAAATGAAGATCGCCATCGACGTCGTGGAAGGCTCCTCCCCATCGCCGCCCGCACCTGCCAGCGGTCCCGGCGCCAGCAGCTCTCCCCCGCCCCCCGCGCCCTCCGCCGCTACCTCCGTCCGGGCCACAGCAGGCCTTGGCCTTGTCGTCCTGTTTGCCTGTCTCTTGGCTTGA